The proteins below are encoded in one region of Microbispora sp. NBC_01189:
- a CDS encoding sensor histidine kinase has translation MRASPLRSVPRVDLLIGVAIMALGTLEAFTVAEEYGAAESPELWWVGQAVVTGVLVWYRRRSPVTVFILMILAQYVWHRQGYEMCPVWQLAALLIVFHTIGAHLPVKHGGPWGLAGILIFDSGAVDHRFLPFEEVIFLTVMFGSAYATGLALRGYLLRAHRMADRAARLETERERRAAEAVAAERNRIARELHDVVAHSVSMMVMQAGALRRRMAVAREDGPGPEATILRGIEQAGRDAVEELRIMLGALRMPQDEALPQPGLDLVPNLISTVGSSGLRVTLETEGDPVRLAPGLDLSAYRIVQEALTNAVKYAGEADARIVVAYLPDRLELEIADSGGRAAAALSTGNGLIGMRERAELFGGRLEAGPRPEGGFRVHATLPIAQAAPMSEAAS, from the coding sequence ATGCGCGCTTCCCCCCTCCGCTCGGTCCCCCGTGTCGACCTGCTGATCGGCGTGGCCATCATGGCGCTGGGGACCCTTGAGGCGTTCACGGTCGCCGAGGAGTACGGCGCGGCCGAGAGCCCCGAGCTGTGGTGGGTCGGGCAGGCGGTGGTCACCGGTGTGCTCGTCTGGTACCGCCGCAGGTCGCCGGTGACGGTCTTCATCCTGATGATCCTCGCGCAGTACGTGTGGCACCGGCAGGGCTACGAGATGTGCCCGGTCTGGCAGCTCGCCGCGCTGCTCATCGTCTTCCACACGATCGGCGCCCATCTGCCGGTGAAGCACGGCGGCCCCTGGGGGCTGGCGGGCATCCTGATCTTCGACTCGGGGGCCGTCGACCATCGGTTCCTGCCGTTCGAGGAGGTCATCTTCCTCACCGTGATGTTCGGCTCGGCGTACGCCACGGGCCTGGCCCTGCGCGGCTATCTCCTCCGCGCGCACCGGATGGCCGACCGGGCGGCGCGGCTGGAGACGGAACGGGAGCGCCGGGCCGCCGAGGCCGTCGCCGCCGAACGGAACCGCATAGCGAGGGAACTGCACGACGTGGTGGCCCACAGCGTGAGCATGATGGTCATGCAGGCCGGGGCGCTGCGGCGCAGGATGGCCGTGGCGCGGGAGGACGGCCCCGGCCCCGAGGCGACGATCCTCCGCGGCATCGAGCAGGCGGGCCGCGACGCGGTGGAGGAGCTGCGGATCATGCTCGGCGCGCTGCGGATGCCGCAGGACGAGGCGCTGCCCCAGCCGGGGCTCGACCTGGTGCCCAACCTCATCTCGACCGTCGGGTCCTCCGGCCTGCGCGTCACGCTGGAGACCGAGGGCGACCCCGTACGGCTCGCGCCCGGTCTCGACCTGTCGGCGTACCGCATCGTCCAGGAGGCCCTCACCAACGCGGTCAAGTACGCCGGGGAGGCCGATGCCCGCATCGTCGTCGCCTACCTTCCCGACCGGCTGGAGCTGGAGATCGCCGACAGCGGCGGGCGGGCCGCGGCGGCGCTGTCCACGGGCAACGGGCTCATCGGCATGCGGGAGCGGGCCGAGCTGTTCGGCGGCCGCCTGGAGGCGGGGCCGCGGCCGGAGGGCGGCTTCCGCGTCCACGCGACGCTGCCGATCGCGCAGGCGGCGCCGATGAGCGAGGCGGCGAGTTGA
- a CDS encoding response regulator transcription factor encodes MTIRIVLAEDQAMIRAGLRMVVESEPGMEIVGEAADGAEAVALAGRVRPDIVLMDISMPRMDGLAAARRVLDAPHPPKVIMLTTFDTDENLYAALRAGTSGFLLKVSPPEQLVEAIRVVAGGDGLLDPAVTTRVIASFAGRHEPVRPPRLAELTPRELEVLRMLARGLTNAEIAKELFVGEATVKTHVARVLMKLDLRDRAQAVVFAYESGVVTPGSALG; translated from the coding sequence TTGACGATCCGCATCGTCCTCGCGGAGGACCAGGCCATGATCCGGGCGGGACTGCGCATGGTGGTCGAGAGCGAGCCCGGCATGGAGATCGTGGGCGAGGCCGCCGACGGCGCCGAGGCCGTCGCCCTGGCGGGCCGGGTGCGGCCGGACATCGTGCTGATGGACATCTCGATGCCGCGCATGGACGGGCTCGCCGCGGCCAGGCGGGTGCTCGACGCGCCCCATCCACCCAAGGTCATCATGCTGACCACCTTCGACACCGACGAGAACCTGTACGCCGCGCTGCGGGCGGGCACCAGCGGCTTCCTGCTGAAGGTGTCGCCGCCCGAGCAGCTCGTGGAGGCGATCCGGGTCGTCGCCGGGGGAGACGGCCTGCTGGACCCCGCGGTCACGACGCGGGTGATCGCCTCCTTCGCGGGCCGGCACGAGCCGGTGCGGCCCCCGCGGCTCGCCGAGCTGACCCCGCGTGAGCTGGAGGTGCTGCGGATGCTCGCCCGCGGTCTCACCAACGCCGAGATCGCCAAGGAGCTCTTCGTCGGCGAGGCCACGGTCAAGACCCACGTCGCCCGCGTGCTCATGAAGCTGGACCTGCGCGACCGCGCTCAGGCGGTCGTGTTCGCGTACGAGTCGGGCGTGGTGACGCCGGGGTCGGCGCTCGGGTAG
- a CDS encoding DUF6421 family protein, giving the protein MKAFPSVLFDEAHSEAWTIRREVAEAINPAHPDDNSYAEAAGTLRRLGHTVRAHTEGPLTPAVLDGCDVFVLAHPSDARWERTTGAGSPVFTESEIAAVEAYVAGGGGLIVLAEHEQDKYGSNLAALLDRFGVTVEHATVQDSGNCHNTVATWVLGVPSAQAVTEPGGVAQDLLAEVRRACFYRAGTLGVPAGGNVLFAASASADPAGAPLAAAVRHGRGRVVVLADSDLFGDDSIRDYDHEKLWGNLVTWAARVPEASGAAARDARHEEVAAGFAALAAAVERLRPLQAKDGSVTGDHDEAVACISEIVDGVARLAPHFPHDGDYLDAVMKDFRAWVAAGLGVPDFLDSLNAFNPDTQRTDGLEHLVVFPMYTQNGNPNRNVEAVWIRVVWPEWLAALERNGYDNPMFVPIAFEGFTSGYDTNSAVLFPETVAVRQTPPRFTWGGIFCDREAARFRRVSEAAAATLKLELPPDAARLLASQDLAQDTFVLWDLVHDRTHSHGDLPFDPFMIKQRMPYWLYSLEELRCDLTAYGEAVKLEAAGVPHARYVQYAILFDRLFRFPITGERVRNYDGLGGQLLFAYLHRQGVVRWTDNRLSIDWSRVADGVADLRGEVEKLYRDGIDRSKRAHWLAAHRLVSAYVEPDPASVWQRGAEALPAEQKAAVDAVLSDEFPLSMFYEALRRKLTDVVESTRGIRA; this is encoded by the coding sequence ATGAAGGCATTCCCGTCGGTCCTGTTCGACGAGGCGCACAGCGAGGCCTGGACCATCCGGCGGGAGGTCGCCGAGGCCATCAATCCCGCCCACCCCGACGACAACAGCTACGCGGAGGCCGCCGGGACGCTGCGGCGGCTCGGCCACACGGTCCGCGCGCACACCGAGGGCCCCCTCACCCCGGCCGTACTGGACGGGTGCGACGTCTTCGTGCTGGCGCACCCCTCCGACGCCCGCTGGGAGCGCACGACCGGCGCCGGCAGCCCGGTGTTCACCGAATCGGAGATCGCCGCCGTCGAGGCGTACGTCGCGGGCGGCGGCGGGCTGATCGTGCTGGCCGAGCACGAGCAGGACAAGTACGGCAGCAACCTCGCCGCCCTGCTCGACCGCTTCGGGGTCACGGTCGAGCACGCGACCGTGCAGGACTCCGGCAACTGCCACAACACCGTGGCCACCTGGGTCCTCGGCGTCCCCTCCGCGCAGGCCGTGACCGAGCCCGGCGGCGTGGCCCAGGACCTGCTCGCCGAGGTCAGACGGGCCTGCTTCTACCGCGCCGGAACGCTCGGCGTCCCCGCCGGGGGGAACGTGCTGTTCGCCGCCTCCGCGTCCGCCGACCCCGCGGGAGCCCCGCTCGCCGCCGCCGTACGGCACGGCAGGGGCCGGGTGGTCGTGCTGGCCGACTCCGACCTGTTCGGCGACGACTCGATCCGCGACTACGACCACGAGAAGCTGTGGGGCAACCTCGTGACCTGGGCCGCCCGGGTGCCCGAGGCGTCCGGCGCGGCGGCGCGCGACGCGCGGCACGAGGAGGTCGCGGCCGGTTTCGCCGCGCTCGCGGCCGCCGTCGAGCGGTTGCGCCCGCTGCAGGCCAAGGACGGCTCGGTCACCGGCGACCACGACGAGGCCGTGGCGTGCATCAGCGAGATCGTCGACGGCGTCGCGCGGCTCGCGCCGCACTTTCCGCACGACGGCGACTATCTCGACGCCGTCATGAAGGACTTCCGGGCGTGGGTGGCGGCGGGGCTGGGCGTGCCCGACTTCCTCGACTCGCTGAACGCCTTCAACCCCGACACCCAGCGGACCGACGGCCTGGAGCACCTGGTCGTCTTCCCGATGTACACCCAGAACGGCAACCCCAACCGGAACGTCGAGGCGGTCTGGATCCGGGTCGTGTGGCCGGAGTGGCTGGCCGCGCTGGAGCGGAACGGCTACGACAACCCGATGTTCGTGCCGATCGCGTTCGAGGGCTTCACCTCCGGCTACGACACCAACTCGGCCGTGCTGTTCCCCGAGACCGTCGCCGTGCGGCAGACGCCGCCGCGCTTCACCTGGGGCGGCATCTTCTGCGACCGTGAGGCGGCCCGGTTCCGCCGGGTCAGCGAGGCGGCCGCCGCCACGCTCAAGCTGGAGCTGCCGCCGGACGCCGCCCGGCTGCTGGCCTCCCAGGACCTCGCCCAGGACACGTTCGTGCTCTGGGACCTCGTCCACGACCGCACGCACAGCCACGGCGACCTGCCGTTCGACCCGTTCATGATCAAGCAGCGCATGCCGTACTGGCTCTACAGCCTGGAGGAGCTGCGCTGCGACCTCACGGCGTACGGCGAGGCAGTGAAGCTGGAGGCCGCGGGCGTGCCGCACGCGCGGTATGTGCAGTACGCCATCCTGTTCGACCGGCTGTTCCGGTTCCCGATCACCGGGGAGCGGGTGCGCAACTACGACGGGCTCGGCGGCCAGCTGCTGTTCGCCTACCTGCACCGGCAGGGCGTCGTCCGGTGGACCGACAACCGGCTCTCGATCGACTGGTCGCGGGTCGCGGACGGCGTCGCCGACCTGCGCGGCGAGGTGGAGAAGCTCTACCGGGACGGCATCGACCGGTCCAAGCGCGCCCATTGGCTGGCCGCGCACCGGCTCGTGTCGGCGTACGTCGAGCCCGACCCGGCCTCGGTGTGGCAGCGGGGCGCCGAGGCGCTGCCCGCCGAGCAGAAGGCCGCGGTCGACGCCGTGCTGTCCGACGAGTTCCCCCTGAGCATGTTCTATGAGGCGCTGCGCCGTAAGCTCACCGACGTGGTGGAGTCGACCCGGGGCATCCGGGCGTGA
- a CDS encoding SDR family NAD(P)-dependent oxidoreductase yields the protein MSRVIVVTGAGGPAGRAVVGRLTGRGDTVVAVDKTGADGALAVDLLDRDAVRGLAERVRAEHGRVDGVVHLVGGWRGSKTFAETSLDDWDLLHDLLIRTLQNVSLEFEPLLRASDDGRFVIVSARAARKPTKGGAAYAAAKAAAEAWTLSLADAFTGTSAAAVVLVVTALVHDEMRAANPDKPYRTFTDVQDLAAAVAGLWDQGAAEVNGRRVDLTPDPAA from the coding sequence ATGAGCAGGGTGATCGTGGTCACCGGGGCGGGCGGCCCGGCCGGGCGCGCCGTCGTCGGGCGGCTCACCGGCCGGGGCGACACCGTCGTCGCCGTGGACAAGACCGGGGCCGATGGAGCCCTGGCCGTCGACCTGCTCGACCGGGACGCCGTACGCGGCCTGGCCGAGCGGGTGCGGGCCGAGCACGGCCGGGTGGACGGCGTCGTCCATCTGGTCGGCGGCTGGCGCGGGTCGAAGACCTTCGCCGAGACCTCGCTCGACGACTGGGACCTGCTGCACGACCTGCTGATCAGGACCCTGCAGAACGTGTCGCTGGAGTTCGAGCCGCTGCTGCGGGCGAGCGACGACGGCCGCTTCGTGATCGTGTCGGCGCGGGCGGCGCGGAAGCCGACGAAGGGCGGCGCGGCCTACGCCGCCGCCAAGGCCGCCGCCGAGGCGTGGACGCTGTCGCTCGCCGACGCGTTCACCGGCACCTCCGCCGCGGCTGTGGTCCTCGTCGTCACCGCGCTGGTACACGACGAGATGAGGGCGGCGAACCCGGATAAGCCGTACCGTACCTTCACCGACGTGCAGGATCTGGCGGCGGCGGTCGCGGGCCTGTGGGATCAGGGCGCGGCGGAGGTCAACGGCCGGCGCGTCGACCTCACGCCCGATCCGGCCGCCTGA
- a CDS encoding low specificity L-threonine aldolase, protein MTTDAVRRHDPASRTFASDNYAGVHPEILEAIALANEGHQVSYGDDVYTEALQGVFRRHFGEQAEAFPVFNGTAANVVSLRSMCAHWEAVICPETAHVNSDEGGAPEVVGGFKLLTVPTPDGKLTPDLLDRQAWGFGDVHRAQPRAVTISNATEVGTVYTPAEIRALCDHAHELGLVVHLDGSRLTNAAAALDVPLRALTTDAGVDVLSFGGTKIGLMLGEAVVVLNPSAARGLPYLRKTGMQLASKMRFVSVQFEALLAGDLWLRNARQANAMARRLAAAVRDLPGVTVPRPVEANGVFAVLPADVADRLRKRFRFYNWDERIGGGKIEARWMCAFDTTEADVDAFAAALAEELRA, encoded by the coding sequence GTGACAACCGATGCCGTGCGGCGGCACGACCCGGCGAGCCGCACCTTCGCGAGCGACAACTACGCGGGAGTGCATCCGGAGATCCTGGAGGCGATCGCCCTCGCCAACGAGGGGCACCAGGTCTCCTACGGCGACGACGTCTACACCGAGGCGCTGCAGGGGGTCTTCCGCCGCCACTTCGGCGAGCAGGCCGAGGCGTTCCCGGTCTTCAACGGCACGGCGGCCAACGTGGTGTCGCTGCGGTCGATGTGCGCGCACTGGGAGGCGGTGATCTGCCCGGAGACCGCCCACGTCAACAGCGACGAGGGCGGCGCCCCGGAGGTCGTCGGCGGGTTCAAGCTGCTGACCGTGCCCACCCCGGACGGCAAGCTGACGCCCGATCTCCTCGACCGGCAGGCGTGGGGCTTCGGCGACGTGCACCGGGCCCAGCCCCGGGCCGTGACGATCTCCAACGCGACCGAGGTGGGTACCGTCTACACGCCCGCCGAGATCAGGGCGCTGTGCGACCACGCCCACGAGCTCGGCCTGGTCGTCCACCTCGACGGCTCGCGGCTCACCAACGCCGCCGCCGCCCTGGACGTGCCGCTGCGCGCCCTGACCACGGACGCGGGCGTCGACGTGCTGTCGTTCGGCGGCACCAAGATCGGGCTGATGCTGGGCGAGGCCGTCGTCGTGCTCAACCCGTCGGCGGCCCGGGGTCTGCCGTACCTGCGGAAGACGGGCATGCAGCTCGCCTCCAAGATGCGCTTCGTGTCGGTGCAGTTCGAGGCGCTGCTCGCGGGCGACCTGTGGCTGCGCAACGCGCGGCAGGCCAACGCGATGGCCCGGCGGCTCGCCGCGGCCGTACGGGACCTGCCCGGCGTGACCGTGCCGCGTCCGGTCGAGGCCAACGGCGTCTTCGCGGTCCTGCCCGCCGACGTGGCCGACCGGCTGCGCAAGCGGTTCCGGTTCTACAACTGGGACGAGCGGATCGGCGGCGGGAAGATCGAGGCGCGGTGGATGTGCGCCTTCGACACCACCGAGGCCGACGTGGACGCCTTCGCCGCCGCGCTCGCCGAGGAACTGCGCGCCTGA
- a CDS encoding DUF305 domain-containing protein, whose protein sequence is MSTDLDAPVETASPPRRAFPLLGLIAVLLAAAVLVLFFIRQGTPSDSSPEAGFARDMGVHHAQAVEMSFVLRDKTSDQALRALAYDIITTQSTQRGIFMGWLQQWGLDQSSSRPPMAWMSGHGHGGGAATTTAPGGTMPGMATPAEMDKLGAATGRDAEILFLQLMIRHHQGGVEMAEGLLRLSSRDEVRAFAQHIVDSQNAEIRTMKEFLAARGAQPLPAP, encoded by the coding sequence ATGAGCACTGATCTCGACGCCCCGGTGGAGACCGCCTCCCCGCCCCGGCGCGCCTTCCCCCTTCTCGGGCTGATCGCCGTACTGCTCGCGGCGGCGGTGCTCGTGCTGTTCTTCATCAGGCAGGGAACGCCCTCGGACTCCTCCCCCGAGGCGGGGTTCGCGCGGGACATGGGGGTCCACCACGCCCAGGCGGTCGAGATGTCCTTCGTCCTCCGCGACAAGACCTCCGACCAGGCGCTGCGCGCCCTGGCGTACGACATCATCACGACGCAGAGCACACAGCGTGGAATTTTCATGGGCTGGCTGCAGCAGTGGGGGCTGGACCAGAGTTCGAGCCGCCCCCCGATGGCCTGGATGTCCGGGCACGGGCACGGCGGTGGGGCCGCCACCACGACGGCACCCGGCGGGACCATGCCCGGCATGGCCACCCCCGCCGAGATGGACAAGCTCGGCGCGGCCACCGGCAGGGACGCCGAGATCCTCTTCCTCCAGCTCATGATCCGGCATCACCAGGGCGGGGTGGAGATGGCCGAGGGCCTGCTGCGGCTGTCGTCCCGGGACGAGGTGCGGGCCTTCGCCCAGCACATCGTGGACAGCCAGAACGCCGAGATCCGCACGATGAAGGAGTTCCTGGCCGCCCGCGGCGCCCAGCCCCTGCCCGCGCCCTAA
- a CDS encoding DUF3105 domain-containing protein, whose product MTKEKAQARREHLARMRADQKRKERRAALLMWGIGGLVIVVLVALVAVWVVKDRSGKSLGAVKSFNYKGSDHAWTKVDYKENPPVGGQHNYYWQNCGIYDKPIHNEHGVHSLEHGAVWITYRPDLPKAEVDKLKTIASADYMLLSPYPNLPAKVVASSWDHQITLDGAEDPRLPEFVKKYKQNPTYTPEYGASCSGGIGTTSDQPLPPPQAETSQEPMPSASPSS is encoded by the coding sequence ATGACCAAGGAGAAGGCGCAGGCGAGGCGTGAGCACCTCGCCCGCATGCGCGCCGACCAGAAGCGCAAGGAGCGGCGCGCCGCGCTTCTCATGTGGGGCATAGGTGGCCTCGTCATCGTGGTCCTGGTCGCTCTTGTCGCCGTCTGGGTGGTGAAGGATCGTTCGGGCAAGTCGCTCGGCGCGGTCAAGTCCTTCAACTACAAGGGCTCCGACCACGCCTGGACGAAGGTGGACTACAAGGAGAACCCGCCCGTCGGCGGCCAGCACAACTACTACTGGCAGAACTGCGGGATCTACGACAAGCCCATCCACAACGAGCATGGCGTCCACTCGCTGGAGCACGGCGCGGTATGGATCACCTACCGCCCCGACCTGCCGAAGGCCGAGGTCGACAAGCTGAAGACCATCGCGTCGGCCGACTACATGCTGCTCAGCCCGTACCCGAACCTGCCGGCCAAGGTCGTCGCCTCGTCCTGGGACCACCAGATCACCCTCGACGGCGCGGAGGACCCCCGCCTGCCGGAGTTCGTGAAGAAGTACAAGCAGAACCCGACCTACACCCCCGAGTACGGCGCGTCCTGCTCGGGCGGCATCGGCACCACTTCCGACCAGCCGCTCCCGCCGCCGCAGGCGGAGACCAGCCAGGAGCCGATGCCCAGCGCGTCCCCGTCCTCCTGA
- the ald gene encoding alanine dehydrogenase, translating into MKVGVPREIKTHEYRVALTPAGANEFVRKGHQVVVEQDAGRGSAIPDGDFAATGAVILDSADEVWAEGDLILKVKEPEPDEYHRMRAGQVLFTYLHLAASEPCTRAMLESGVTGIAYETVQQPDRTLPLLAPMSEVAGRLAPQVGAYHLMRQGGGRGVLMSGVPGTYPAKVVVIGAGVSGMNAAAVAVGMRAQVLLLDRDVDRLRQADLVFQGGCQTIASNAYEVERAVVDADLVIGAVLVPGAKAPTLVSNDLVARMKPGSVLVDISVDQGGCFEDSRPTTHADPVYRVHGSVFYCVANMPGAVPHTSTYALTNVTLPYALSIADLGWRGALTADPALALGLSTHQGHLTSRPVAEAHGLDAVPVDRLLVP; encoded by the coding sequence ATGAAGGTGGGAGTGCCCCGAGAGATCAAGACCCATGAGTACCGCGTCGCGCTCACCCCTGCCGGGGCCAACGAGTTCGTCCGCAAGGGCCATCAGGTCGTCGTGGAGCAGGACGCCGGAAGGGGGTCGGCGATTCCCGACGGCGACTTCGCCGCCACGGGGGCGGTGATCCTCGACTCCGCCGACGAGGTGTGGGCGGAGGGCGACCTGATCCTGAAGGTCAAGGAGCCCGAACCGGACGAGTACCACCGGATGCGCGCGGGCCAGGTGCTGTTCACCTATCTCCACCTGGCCGCCTCGGAGCCGTGCACCCGGGCCATGCTGGAGTCGGGCGTCACCGGCATCGCGTACGAGACCGTGCAGCAGCCCGACCGCACGCTGCCGCTGCTCGCGCCCATGTCGGAGGTCGCCGGACGGCTGGCTCCCCAGGTGGGCGCCTACCACCTCATGCGGCAGGGCGGCGGGCGGGGCGTGCTGATGAGCGGCGTCCCCGGCACCTATCCCGCCAAGGTCGTGGTGATCGGCGCGGGCGTGTCCGGCATGAACGCCGCCGCCGTCGCGGTGGGCATGCGGGCCCAGGTGCTGCTGCTCGACCGCGACGTCGACCGGTTGCGCCAGGCCGACCTGGTGTTCCAGGGCGGCTGCCAGACCATCGCGTCCAACGCGTACGAGGTCGAGCGGGCGGTGGTCGACGCCGACCTGGTGATCGGCGCGGTGCTCGTGCCGGGCGCGAAGGCGCCGACCCTGGTGAGCAACGATCTCGTGGCCCGGATGAAGCCGGGGTCGGTGCTCGTCGACATCTCGGTCGACCAGGGCGGCTGTTTCGAGGACTCCCGGCCGACCACGCACGCCGACCCGGTCTACCGGGTGCACGGGTCGGTGTTCTACTGCGTGGCCAACATGCCCGGGGCGGTGCCGCACACCTCGACGTACGCGCTGACCAACGTGACGCTTCCGTACGCGCTGTCGATCGCCGACCTGGGCTGGCGCGGGGCGCTGACCGCCGACCCCGCGCTCGCCCTCGGCCTGAGCACCCATCAGGGCCACCTCACGAGCCGCCCGGTGGCCGAGGCCCACGGGCTCGACGCCGTGCCCGTGGACCGCCTGCTGGTTCCCTGA
- a CDS encoding SecDF P1 head subdomain-containing protein has protein sequence MSGIEVGMQNVPVPGDEEPGPRPGGPTPGTETAPLWGLAGPDDAGGSDAAAYGPPGGDLGMPGDGLDTAGDPYGPKEISPDGFGQTEVIGAVPGAGGGPYGPGVADDPYGVAGLPDDDPGVPADVPADLPPGVPAEVLADLPPVSSDAVVEVVEEVPGDVPLDAPAGPAAPEGPSEPRAARGTTIALVAALVTVVVMSGVLGAVAVLMTRNPDAPPLKQTPVHTLSVPVHFAPVTGVRPAPCEGTDAIPDDKGTTCYLLDPGVTVKTVQKIEEVPDNDGTYSVRLVLSPSSREEIAQLTRDTVKQQLAVVVGEKVVAAPRVAQEITQDSLGIAGFDKAQADAIIGLLTGGSAPAGQQPESPPGAGQPDGTQQGGTQPGGTQPDGTQQGGTQPGGTQPDGTQQGGTQQGGTQPGLDQSGTNQNAPQPGSTPPGVSQQNGGQGTISSGSGTGAAQPGATQATLTSGGAAGGNDVRYASCKEAKAHGAGPYTKGRHPEYYWYVDVDHDGVACDPDDMV, from the coding sequence ATGTCAGGGATCGAGGTGGGGATGCAGAACGTGCCCGTGCCGGGAGACGAGGAACCCGGTCCGCGGCCCGGCGGACCGACCCCGGGGACTGAGACGGCACCGTTGTGGGGTCTGGCCGGCCCGGACGACGCCGGCGGCAGCGATGCCGCGGCGTACGGCCCGCCCGGCGGCGACCTCGGCATGCCAGGAGACGGATTGGACACGGCCGGCGACCCGTACGGTCCGAAGGAGATTTCGCCGGACGGGTTCGGCCAGACCGAGGTGATCGGCGCCGTTCCCGGTGCGGGCGGCGGCCCGTACGGTCCCGGCGTGGCGGACGACCCGTACGGGGTCGCGGGCCTGCCCGACGACGACCCCGGCGTTCCGGCCGACGTTCCGGCCGACCTGCCTCCCGGCGTTCCGGCCGAGGTGCTCGCCGACCTGCCTCCCGTCTCGTCCGACGCCGTGGTCGAGGTGGTCGAGGAGGTTCCGGGTGACGTGCCACTCGACGCACCCGCCGGCCCGGCGGCGCCGGAGGGGCCCTCGGAGCCCCGCGCGGCGAGGGGGACGACGATCGCCCTCGTGGCGGCGCTCGTGACGGTGGTCGTGATGTCCGGAGTCCTCGGGGCGGTCGCCGTGCTGATGACCCGCAATCCGGACGCGCCGCCGCTCAAGCAGACGCCCGTCCACACGTTGAGCGTCCCCGTGCACTTCGCCCCGGTCACCGGAGTGCGGCCCGCGCCCTGCGAGGGGACCGACGCGATTCCGGACGACAAGGGGACCACCTGCTACCTGCTCGACCCGGGGGTCACGGTCAAGACCGTGCAGAAGATCGAGGAGGTGCCCGACAATGACGGCACCTATTCGGTCCGGCTCGTGCTGTCGCCGTCGAGCCGGGAGGAGATCGCCCAGCTCACCCGGGACACCGTCAAGCAGCAGCTCGCCGTCGTGGTGGGGGAGAAGGTCGTCGCGGCGCCCCGCGTCGCCCAGGAGATCACCCAGGACAGCCTCGGCATCGCGGGCTTCGACAAGGCGCAGGCCGACGCGATCATCGGCCTGCTGACCGGAGGATCGGCCCCCGCGGGCCAGCAGCCGGAGTCCCCTCCCGGCGCCGGTCAGCCGGACGGGACCCAGCAGGGCGGGACCCAGCCAGGCGGCACTCAGCCGGACGGAACCCAGCAGGGCGGCACGCAACCTGGTGGAACCCAGCCGGATGGAACCCAGCAGGGCGGCACGCAACAGGGCGGGACCCAGCCGGGCCTCGACCAGTCCGGCACGAACCAGAACGCCCCCCAGCCCGGCTCGACCCCGCCCGGCGTCTCCCAGCAGAACGGCGGTCAGGGCACGATCAGCTCCGGCTCGGGGACGGGCGCCGCCCAGCCCGGTGCCACGCAGGCCACGCTCACCTCCGGCGGCGCGGCCGGAGGGAACGACGTCCGGTACGCATCGTGCAAGGAGGCGAAGGCCCACGGCGCCGGGCCGTACACGAAGGGCCGCCACCCCGAGTACTACTGGTACGTCGACGTGGACCACGACGGCGTCGCCTGCGACCCCGACGACATGGTCTGA